A section of the Hevea brasiliensis isolate MT/VB/25A 57/8 chromosome 17, ASM3005281v1, whole genome shotgun sequence genome encodes:
- the LOC110646411 gene encoding serine/threonine-protein kinase STY13: protein MESGSGFYSANEFKLDAKWLIDPKHLFVGPKIGEGAHAKVFEGKYKNQTVAIKIVHKGETPEEITKREARFAREVAMLSRVQHKNLVKFIGACKEPVMVIVTELLLGGTLRKYLLNMRPRCLDTRVAIGFALDITRAMERLHSHGIIHRDLKPENLLLTADHKTVKLADFGLAREESLTEMMTAETGTYRWMAPELYSTVTLRQGDKKHYNHKVDAYSFAIVLWELLHNRLPFEGMSNLQAAYAAAFKNVRPSAENLPAELAIILTSCWKEDPNARPNFSQIIQMLLNYLATIAPPELAIPPRIFTSENTVLPPESPGTSSLMAVRDDFGDTPKAKMENQPKGFFFCFNHCY from the exons ATGGAATCTGGGAGTGGATTTTACTCAGCTAACGAGTTCAAATTGGATGCTAAATGGCTCATTGATCCAAAGCATCTTTTTGTTGGGCCAAAGATTGGAGAGGGAGCTCATGCCAAAGTATTCGAGGGCAA ATATAAAAACCAGACTGTTGCCATTAAAATTGTTCATAAAGGGGAAACTCCAGAGGAGATCACAAAGAGAGAAGCACGATTTGCAAGGGAAGTTGCAATGTTATCAAGGGTTCAACATAAGAATTTAGTGAAG TTTATAGGTGCCTGCAAGGAACCTGTAATGGTCATAGTTACTGAGCTTTTATTGGGAGGGACATTGCGGAAGTACTTGCTGAACATGCGACCAAGGTGCTTAGACACGCGTGTTGCCATTGGTTTTGCACTTGACATTACTCGTGCTATGGAACGCTTGCACTCCCATGGGATCATACACCGTGATTTGAAACCAG AGAACTTACTCTTGACTGCAGATCACAAAACTGTCAAACTAGCAGATTTTGGACTAGCAAGAGAAGAGTCATTAACTGAGATGATGACAGCTGAAACAGGAACATATCGTTGGATGGCACCTGAG TTGTACAGCACTGTTACATTAAGGCAGGGAGATAAGAAACACTATAACCATAAAGTGGACGCATATAGCTTTGCAATTGTGTTGTGGGAGCTCTTACATAACAGGTTGCCATTTGAAGGCATGTCAAATCTCCAGGCAGCATACGCAGCAGCTTTTAAA AATGTGAGGCCCAGTGCTGAAAACCTCCCGGCGGAATTGGCTATCATCCTAACTTCATGCTGGAAGGAGGACCCAAATGCTCGGCCAAATTTTAGCCAAATAATCCAAATGCTCCTTAATTATCTTGCTACTATTGCTCCTCCTGAACTAGCTATTCCTCCTCGAATTTTCACTTCTGAGAACACTGTCTTGCCACCAGAATCTCCCGGTACAAGTTCTTTGATGGCAGTACGAGATGACTTTGGAGACACTCCCAAAGCAAAGATGGAAAACCAGCCAAAAGGTTTCTTCTTCTGCTTCAACCATTGTTATTAA